CAATGTCGCAGTCCATACGATCCAGTCGGATTTGGTGTATGTTTTGCGGCTGTCTAGTGGGAGGCCGAAGGGTTTTTGTTTGGCGAGGTAATATTTGATCTCTTTTTCGGCTACGGTTTTTGGGAATACATTCAGTTTTAAAAGCTCGTCCCACACAATGTTGTATTTCTGGCTCCATGAGTCTTTGTTGTCGAAAGTCAGCGCGTAGTGATCGCCGCTGTCGGCCAGCTCCATCCACTTTTTCGCGAAGTCTTTTACCAATGCATTTACTTCCGCAGCTTCTTTGGTTTCTCCAAGCTGCTCCGCCATTTTCGCGTAAGATGCCAAACCCATGATTGCCTTGATCGACAAGTTTGCATTACGAGCCAAGTGACCTGCGAAATCATCGGTGCAAAGCTGATTAGCAGGATCAAAACCTTCTTTTTTGAGATAGTTTGCCCAGACGCTCAGTACCTTCCAATGCTTTTTAGCAAACTCAATGTTGTTTTCTGCTTTGCAAATCGCATAGGTCAGTGTTAACATATTTCCGGATTCTTCCACAGGCATGTCCTCGCCGTATGTCTGCCCGTTTGCCAACGGATAAGTCCCCACATCGTGCGCAGCGAAAGGTTTTGTCCATTTACCGCTTTCGGAATAATAGAAGATCGGTTCCAGCATTCCTTTCAGCAAAACCGGATTGTAAAGCAAGAATAACGGTGCCGAAGGATAAGTCACGTCGACCGTTCCAATAGAGCCATTACTGAAATTTTCTTTGGACAAAAACAATGGAGTACCCGCCGGATCTGCGACCAGCTTGTGGGCTGCAATGGCCTGACGGTAAGCCAGCACGCAAAGTTCAGCGTACTGCTTACCACCTGCTTTCAGCGCATCCTGATAAATCATTTCGTCCGTCGCCTCGCATTCTTTCAGGATTTTGGCGAAATCAGTTTCCGCGCTTTTCAACTCACTCTGAATGGTTTTGTTTCCGTCCTTATTCCACCACGGCCGCAGATTTTGACCAAAATATTGAACCGAATACCCATCGTCATAACCAAGCATCAAATGCAGCGACTTTGCCTCTGCGCCGACTTTCTCTGCAAGGACAATCCCCATGGATTTTGTATCTGCATTCGCAGCTGTGGATTGATTTGCATTCACGGCTCCACTTTTCGAAAATGATTTGATCAATTCTTCCGGCGTGCCCAATCCCGAGCTTTTTGCATTCGTTGCATTGGCAGCCAGATACGCGCGGCCCCAGTCAATGCGAACGTCGTCACCTTTTTTACCCAACGGTTTTTGCTCAGTATTACTCAATGAAAGTGTTAAAAGCCCATTCTGAGTTTCGCTCTTACCATTCACTTTTTGGCTCGCATCATTCACAGCCCAGAGCCCCGAAACCGAATTTAATATTTCGACCTGATGCGTTTTTCCGTCCGTTGCTTTCACATCAAAAACCACATAATTAACCGGCCGTGAAACCATATTAAGGTCTTTCAGTATCAATGGAGCCACAAAGCTGGCTTTTAATTTTACAGGCCCTGCTTCAAAGGTATAAATGCTTTGCGTAGCCTTCATTTCAAAAGCGGTTTGCTTCGCTGCGAGAATTACGTCGTCGCCTTTGGGCGCTATTTCGTCAACCAGTCCCACATCGATATACCCTGGACCCACACCGTTTTTACAATATACAGCCAGGGTATTCTTCCCTTTTTTCAAAGCTTTGCGAGCAGAAGCGCTTATTGGCTTAAACTCATAATCACTTGTAAAACACGGCCCGCAATCGTAGGCCGGGACGCCGTTAATGTAAACCTGTACATCGTCGTCATGAAAAATGTTCAGAGTTGGTTTCTCAAAGTCAACCGCGGTCAATGTGAATTCACGACGGTACCAAACTTCTTTCTCGAATTCAGTGCCACTTCTAAGCATCGCGTCATTCTTTTCTTTTGTAGCAAATGGCGCAGGTGCCTGCTTCCAGTTGCTGATGTTATATCCTTCCTTGTACCACCATTCCGGGTCTGGTTTTACGGTTGTAAACTTTGCGGTATATCCGTACTGTTTGGCGGTTGGTAAAATGGTTTTCATCACCGGAGTTGGCGCACCCATAAAACGATATGTTTTGCCATCAACGCGGATCAATCCGTCCATGGGTTGCGGTTTGCCGGTCCAATGTTTGGTATTGGATCCTGCCAGTTCGCTGCCGAAAGACCACACGCTGGTGTATGGATCAATGGTAATGAGCGGGACAGCTGGCGGGCGGAAGGGTTGGGCAAATGTGGTAAGTGTTGCAAAAATGAAGAGTACCAGAAGCCAAGGTCTAGACATTGAATAATTATAAATGTTAAGAAATGAAAAAGGGATCAATTTGATCCCTAAAAATAAGCTAGTGAAATTTATAAAGAGTTATCTGGCGTCACATTATCGATAGCATTCTATCAACAACTATTTTCAAGCCCGGAATTTTGTTAACAACAATGTCCCACACCAGTTCAAGATCAACTCCAAAATATTCGTGAACAATGAAATTCCGGAAAGCGGTAATTCTTCGCCATTCTATTTCAGGATTGTCCAGCTTTGTTTTTTCGGAAATATGATTGGCAGCCTCGCCTACTATTTCCAATTGACGCTCAATCGCGAAGCGTAACATGGCGTCACTGTAAAGATCATCTTTGACCTTTCCCTCAACAAAAGTTTCTATATAGTTAATTGCTTCGAGGATATGCAGAAGCCTTGCTTTGTCATATTCAGACTCTTTCATAAATCAGTTTCTTTTCCTGATCAATTTGAGGCTTAATGTAAGGTGAAAGACCATTCGAACTTACTAAATCAACTGCGGTGCCGAGCAATGTGGTAAGCTGATCTTGCATGTCAAGAAAAGTAAAGAAGTCAGCACCGTTTTCATAGTCAAGATCGACAAGGATATCCAGGTCGCTTGATTCTTTTTGGTCTCCGCGCGCAGCAGAACCGAATATGTAAGCTTTTTTTACCGGCTTATCCTTAAAGAAATGAGCTGCCTTTCTCGCTAATTCTTCCATGTTCTAATCATTTATAGCAAGATACCATTTTTCCGATTTCCGGCAATACAGGATATAAGTGAACCGCCAACTAACAATAACTGTCTGCTTTAGCGGACGGACCTACCAAGAAGAATCATTTCCCAAACGCAGCCTTCCCGCTATCTAAAAACGCTGCAAAATTCGCGGGATTCAAATCGTAATTCTTGGGCTTTACCAGCAAATTCCCTTCATGATCGACCAGGCAATAATGTGGCTGCGCATTGTTATTGTATTTCACGATCTGCAAATCGGCATTCTGGGCACCGATAGTTTTTTTGACTTTGTTGTCGTATTTTGAAGTGTACCAACTCGCTTCAGGCAACTCCGTTTTGTCGTCGACATACAATGCCACGATCACGTAATCGTCCCGCAAACGTTGCTGCACGGCCGGATCTACCCAAACCCTCGCTTCCATTTCACGGCAATTCACGCACCCATGACCAGTGAAATCGATGAAAACGGGTTTGTTGACCTTCCTGGCGTAGGCCAATGCATCTTTATAATCAAAGAAACCATCGAGTTCGTGGGGTAAATGGAAAAGATCGGCATACTTCCGGGCCTCGCCGGGAGCAATGGTAGAGGCAACTCCGGCGGTTCTTTTATTAAGGTCAAAATCCAATGTGGATTGCGGAGGCAGGTAACCAGCCAATGCTTTCAAAGGCGCGCCCCACATGCCGGGGATCATATATACTACGAATGTGAGTGTCACAATGGATAGCAGCAATCTTGGAACGCTTACTTTTTCAGTCGGAGAATCGTGAGGTGTCCTGATTTTACCCAAAAGATAAAAACCTAGCAAGCCGAAAATGACGATCCAGAAAGCCAGATATATTTCTCTGTCTAACAAACGCCAGTGATAAACCTGATCGGCAATGCTGAAAAATTTCAATGCCAATGCCAGTTCCAAGAAGCCCAAAACAACTTTTACAGTATTCAGCCAGCCGCCGGATTTGGGCAAAGATTTTAACCATTGTGGAAAAAGGGCAAACAATGTAAACGGTATCGCAAATGCAGCAGAAAACGACGCCATTCCGATAATAGGTTTCACAACTTCACCACCCGCTGAGGCTACCAGCAAGCTTCCGACAATAGGCCCTGTGCAGGAAAATGAAACCAGTACCAATGTAAATGCCATAAAGAAAACACCAGCATAGCCGCCCTGATCCGCTTTTTGATCCATTTTGTTGACAAAACCGCTGGGTAACACGATTTCAAAAAGACCTAAAAAGGACAGGCCAAATACAAAGAAAATGGCGAAGAAAAGTAGATTAGGAATCCAGTGCGTACTCAGAAAGTTGGCGAAAGCCGGGCCATTTAATCTCGAAACCACAGTACCTATCAATGTATAAATCAACACAATGGAAATGCCGTACATGAATGCTTTCAGCTTGCCTTTTTCCTGATTGGTGAAGTAGCTCACCGTCATCGGAATAATCGGGAAGACGCACGGCGTAAGCAATGCAACCAGGCCTGATAGGAATGCGGCCAATGCAAAACCCCAGAGTGATTTGTCGGTCGTAGAATCTTCCTCGGCCAGTGGATCGGTTGTCGTGGTGTTTTTTATTTCGGTTTTTGAAGCAGAATCGGATGATATATTAGCGGTGTTTGCAGTAGTATCGGTTTCGGGGGTAGCAGAGGTAACGGTTTCAGCGGATGATACCGGAGCTTTGTCATCGGCGGGTGCTGCTGCTCCCACACTAGGCTCTTCGGATGGTCCGGTCGCCGCGGCTACCACCTTTAACCCTTTGAATTCAAAATCATCATTGCCCGGAATACATAGGCCGGTGACGTGACTGCAGGTCTGGTATTCTGAGCTTCCTTTAATGACTGGATTATCAGCGAGTACTTTGATCGTTTGTTTAAAAACGCCTTTTCCTTCGAAATACTTTACATTTCCTCCCCATACCTCCTCAAACTTGGTCTTGGCATTCTGAGGTTTCAGTTTTCCTACTACTTCAAAAGTATTGTTTTTTTCAAAGGTAAAAGTGGTCAGCATTGGTCCCAGGTCCGGATCGAAATCGGAGGAATACATGTACCAATCCTTGTCGATCACTGCGGTGAAAACGAGGTCAACGGTCTCGCCTTTTTTAACTTCCGGCTTCGAAAACGTGTAAGTCCAATGTGCCTTGGCTTTTTGTATTTGTGCGAATGCGGAATAGGTAAGAAAAAGACAAATACCCAGAGAAAGGAAAATACTACGTTTCATGTTGCAGTTTGTGGATTAAGCTGAATGCCTGAGCCTTCGGTTTATCGGCGATGTTATCTATTAATTTGATAGAGTTTTATACGGCTTTGCATACTCAACGTAATTTTGCTAAAAAAATTCATCAATTAAAATTCCCTTTTCTGGCAAAAGTTGTTTCTGCTACCTTTGTCGCCTCAATTTCAGAATAGTAAACAGCGTTTCCATGTCCCAGGCACTTTATGTAGTTAAAATCGGCGGTAATGTCATTGATAATCCCGACGCATGTTCCAAATTTCTGAATGATTTTGCCCAATTGAAAGGGCAGAAGATCCTCGTTCACGGAGGAGGAAAGGTAGCGACTCAAATTGCCGCCAAATTGCAGATCGAAACACAAATGGTGGACGGGCGCCGGATCACTGATAAACCAATGCTGGACGTAGTAACAATGGTATATGGCGGGCTGGTCAACAAGAATCTTGTTGCGCAATTACAGGCAGCAGGAAGTAATGCGATCGGCCTCACCGGTGCTGACGGCGGGATCATACGTTCGGTAAAGCGGCCGGTGAAAACCATTGATTATGGTTTTGTAGGGGATATTGAAGAGGTAAATGGTCAACAGATCAATGCATTGCTTCAGAGTAGCCTTGTTCCGGTCATTGCTCCGCTTACTTATAGTTCTGAGGGACTTTTATTGAATACCAATGCAGATACCATGGCCTCTGCAACTGCCGTAGCGATGTCCGGATTTTATGAAGTAAACCTTATTTATTGCTTTGAAAAGAAAGGCGTCCTGTCTGATCCTGACGATGATAACGCTGTCATTTCATCCCTAAATCCCCAATCCTACGCAGATTATAAAGAGTCAGGAGTGATCAATAAAGGTATGATCCCAAAGCTGGACAATGCATTTGCAGCATTGCAGGCCGGCGTAGCGCAGGTCACGATTTGTCATGCAGATGATCTGGCACAGGCGGTGGCGTCGGCGGCTGGGACGAGGATTTCAATGCAAGGGTAATTATTAAATTTTTTTAAAATTAATTTTCTATTACTAAATTGCATGGGTCAAACCCACTCACTACCATGCTGTTTCGTAAAGTCCTTTTTCTAGCACTTATGTTGTTATGCAACTTGTGCTTGGGCCAGGTACCGGAATTTTATAAGGATGTGCAGCCCATTATTCACGCTAATTGCGTGCCCTGCCACCGTACCGGAGAAGCAGCACCATTTCCACTGATCACTTTTGAAGACGTTACCAAGCGCTCCAAGTTCATCAAGCAGGTCGTAAGCTCCCGTTTTATGCCGCCGTGGAAAGCCGATAATCACTTCAATTCTTTTGCCAATGATCGTTCATTGAGCGATAAGGATATTAAGACCATCACCAGCTGGATCGATGGGGGTACTCCGAAAGGAAAACAAAATCTGAAAGCGGAGCAGGACTTACAGGCGCGGGTGGATGCAGGTACGGCTTACAAAAGAAAGCCTGATCTTAGTCTGAAAATCAAGCAGGCATACCAGGTTAAAGGTGATGCAGCAGAAAGATTTGTAATGTTCAAAATTCCTTTTGAAATGGCGCAGGAAGCCAATGTAGAAGCCATTGAATTTACCTCGAATAACAAAAAACTCATTCACCACGCCAATTTCGCGATCCACCCCGTACCTGACGCGTCTGTTGATCTTCATAATTCCGTTGACTTCGTTGATCTGAATGGCCCGTCGGCTGACAAATATTACGAGTGGGTGAAGTACAAGAAGGAAATGACTTACTATGGTGGCTGGATTCCCGGTACGACTGTGGAGACTTACCCGGAAGACATGGGCTGGATAATGCCGAAACGCGGCGTTGTGCTGGTTACGGTACATTTCGGGCCTTCGTCCATTGATGCCGAAAGCATTGATGGCGTCAATATTTTCTTTAAAAGCACCCCGATAAAAAGAAAAGTAAAGGTGATCAGTCTGGGCTCGGGTGGTATCGGCGAAAAAGATATCAGTCCGCCATTTATGATTTTTGCCGATGAAGTGAAAAGCTTCCGGTTGAGAATCGCTAACAACCAGCCTGATGTTTCATTGCTGTATGCTTGGCCACACATGCATTATCTGGGCAAGGAGTTTAAAGCATATGCAGTGGCCGCACCCGGCGATACTGTGAAACTGGTTCATATCCCCGCCTGGGACTTCCGCTGGCAGGAGATTTACAAATACAAAAAACCATTGCTGTTGCCCAAGGGCGCAGTGGTGCACGTGGAGGGTACTTATGACAATACCGCCTCCAATCCGGCCAACCCGCACAATCCGCCACAGCTGGTCATGTCGACGGGGAATATGCGCAGTGATCAGGAAATGTTGACATTGATTTTGATGTATGTGGAGCGCGAGGCCGGAGATGACAATCTGGTTTTTAAATGGAACTGAAATTTCACCGGATTCTTTTAACCGTACAGCATGGGTAGACTTTACTTCGCATTCTTTCTTTTTGTTTTTTCTCAGGGCTTTTCACAAACTGTTTTTACCAAACTTTCTCCAAAGGATACCAAGGTTGGTTTTGTGAATAAAATTGAGGAGAACGACTCCCTGCACATTTTCCGGTACGAATATCTGTACAACGGGAATGGGCTGGGCATCGGTGATTTTAATAATGACGGTGCGCCTGATCTCTTTATTTCAGGAAATACCGTCGCGAATAAGCTATACCTGAACAGATCTGGTAAGGCGAAAATAGAATTTGAGGATATCAGCAAAAAGGCGAAGATCGAAGGGAATGGAACCTGGTCGACAGGCGTGAGCGTGGCTGATGTGAATGGTGACGGTCTGCTGGATATCTACGTTTGTCATTCCGGTTTTTACCGAAAGCTTTCCGATAAGAACAATGAGCTGTTCATTAATCAAGGTATCAAAAAAGGGGTTCCGGTTTTTAAAGAAGCAGCCGTAGAAAGTGGTTTGAATGCGATCGGTTCGCAGTCTACCCAGGCCGCTTTTTTTGATTACGACCGTGATGGCGACCTGGATATGTTTCTGCTGAACCATTCCAATCACAGTGTCAATCCTTTTTTGAACACGCGTGAAATGCGCGCGACGCCTAATCCCTACTTCGGCAACAGGCTTTTTGAAAACATCAGTGAAAACGGCAAACTGAAATTTAAAGACGTTACCCAGAAGGCTGGTATCATCAATAATGCATTGAATTTCGGGCTGAGCGTCATTGTGGCGGACATGAATCAGGATGGCTGGCCGGACCTTTACACAACAAGCGACTACACCGAAGTCGATTGCTACTACATCAATAATCGTAATGGAACATTCACGGAATCATTGAAAAAATCGTTTACCCACGTTTCCAAATTTTCAATGGGCGCGGATGTCAGCGATTTTAATAACGACGGAAAACCGGATGTGCTAACTCTGGACATGCTTCCGGAAGACAATCATCGCCAAAAATTATTGAAAGGCCCGGATGTTTACGATCAGTACCATTTGCTGCTCGACAGTGGCTACTACCACCAGAATATGCGGAATATGCTGCATTTGAACAGAGGTACTGATGCTAGCGGCAATGTGAAATTCAGTGAGATAGGGCAGCTGGCTGGTGTATCCAATACCGATTGGAGCTGGGCGGGTTTAATGGCCGACCTGGATAATGATGGCTGGAAGGATATGCTCATTACCAATGGATATCTGAGGGATTTTACCAACATGGATTTCCTCAAATACACCGTTGCC
The genomic region above belongs to Dyadobacter pollutisoli and contains:
- a CDS encoding glutaminase family protein, which produces MSRPWLLVLFIFATLTTFAQPFRPPAVPLITIDPYTSVWSFGSELAGSNTKHWTGKPQPMDGLIRVDGKTYRFMGAPTPVMKTILPTAKQYGYTAKFTTVKPDPEWWYKEGYNISNWKQAPAPFATKEKNDAMLRSGTEFEKEVWYRREFTLTAVDFEKPTLNIFHDDDVQVYINGVPAYDCGPCFTSDYEFKPISASARKALKKGKNTLAVYCKNGVGPGYIDVGLVDEIAPKGDDVILAAKQTAFEMKATQSIYTFEAGPVKLKASFVAPLILKDLNMVSRPVNYVVFDVKATDGKTHQVEILNSVSGLWAVNDASQKVNGKSETQNGLLTLSLSNTEQKPLGKKGDDVRIDWGRAYLAANATNAKSSGLGTPEELIKSFSKSGAVNANQSTAANADTKSMGIVLAEKVGAEAKSLHLMLGYDDGYSVQYFGQNLRPWWNKDGNKTIQSELKSAETDFAKILKECEATDEMIYQDALKAGGKQYAELCVLAYRQAIAAHKLVADPAGTPLFLSKENFSNGSIGTVDVTYPSAPLFLLYNPVLLKGMLEPIFYYSESGKWTKPFAAHDVGTYPLANGQTYGEDMPVEESGNMLTLTYAICKAENNIEFAKKHWKVLSVWANYLKKEGFDPANQLCTDDFAGHLARNANLSIKAIMGLASYAKMAEQLGETKEAAEVNALVKDFAKKWMELADSGDHYALTFDNKDSWSQKYNIVWDELLKLNVFPKTVAEKEIKYYLAKQKPFGLPLDSRKTYTKSDWIVWTATLASDPKDFEALIKPVYKFAMETPDRIPLSDWHETVDGKSVGFRARSVVGGYWMKVLGEKWK
- a CDS encoding c-type cytochrome, which translates into the protein MLFRKVLFLALMLLCNLCLGQVPEFYKDVQPIIHANCVPCHRTGEAAPFPLITFEDVTKRSKFIKQVVSSRFMPPWKADNHFNSFANDRSLSDKDIKTITSWIDGGTPKGKQNLKAEQDLQARVDAGTAYKRKPDLSLKIKQAYQVKGDAAERFVMFKIPFEMAQEANVEAIEFTSNNKKLIHHANFAIHPVPDASVDLHNSVDFVDLNGPSADKYYEWVKYKKEMTYYGGWIPGTTVETYPEDMGWIMPKRGVVLVTVHFGPSSIDAESIDGVNIFFKSTPIKRKVKVISLGSGGIGEKDISPPFMIFADEVKSFRLRIANNQPDVSLLYAWPHMHYLGKEFKAYAVAAPGDTVKLVHIPAWDFRWQEIYKYKKPLLLPKGAVVHVEGTYDNTASNPANPHNPPQLVMSTGNMRSDQEMLTLILMYVEREAGDDNLVFKWN
- a CDS encoding protein-disulfide reductase DsbD family protein, with translation MKRSIFLSLGICLFLTYSAFAQIQKAKAHWTYTFSKPEVKKGETVDLVFTAVIDKDWYMYSSDFDPDLGPMLTTFTFEKNNTFEVVGKLKPQNAKTKFEEVWGGNVKYFEGKGVFKQTIKVLADNPVIKGSSEYQTCSHVTGLCIPGNDDFEFKGLKVVAAATGPSEEPSVGAAAPADDKAPVSSAETVTSATPETDTTANTANISSDSASKTEIKNTTTTDPLAEEDSTTDKSLWGFALAAFLSGLVALLTPCVFPIIPMTVSYFTNQEKGKLKAFMYGISIVLIYTLIGTVVSRLNGPAFANFLSTHWIPNLLFFAIFFVFGLSFLGLFEIVLPSGFVNKMDQKADQGGYAGVFFMAFTLVLVSFSCTGPIVGSLLVASAGGEVVKPIIGMASFSAAFAIPFTLFALFPQWLKSLPKSGGWLNTVKVVLGFLELALALKFFSIADQVYHWRLLDREIYLAFWIVIFGLLGFYLLGKIRTPHDSPTEKVSVPRLLLSIVTLTFVVYMIPGMWGAPLKALAGYLPPQSTLDFDLNKRTAGVASTIAPGEARKYADLFHLPHELDGFFDYKDALAYARKVNKPVFIDFTGHGCVNCREMEARVWVDPAVQQRLRDDYVIVALYVDDKTELPEASWYTSKYDNKVKKTIGAQNADLQIVKYNNNAQPHYCLVDHEGNLLVKPKNYDLNPANFAAFLDSGKAAFGK
- the mntA gene encoding type VII toxin-antitoxin system MntA family adenylyltransferase antitoxin, which gives rise to MEELARKAAHFFKDKPVKKAYIFGSAARGDQKESSDLDILVDLDYENGADFFTFLDMQDQLTTLLGTAVDLVSSNGLSPYIKPQIDQEKKLIYERV
- a CDS encoding HepT-like ribonuclease domain-containing protein yields the protein MKESEYDKARLLHILEAINYIETFVEGKVKDDLYSDAMLRFAIERQLEIVGEAANHISEKTKLDNPEIEWRRITAFRNFIVHEYFGVDLELVWDIVVNKIPGLKIVVDRMLSIM
- the argB gene encoding acetylglutamate kinase, which encodes MSQALYVVKIGGNVIDNPDACSKFLNDFAQLKGQKILVHGGGKVATQIAAKLQIETQMVDGRRITDKPMLDVVTMVYGGLVNKNLVAQLQAAGSNAIGLTGADGGIIRSVKRPVKTIDYGFVGDIEEVNGQQINALLQSSLVPVIAPLTYSSEGLLLNTNADTMASATAVAMSGFYEVNLIYCFEKKGVLSDPDDDNAVISSLNPQSYADYKESGVINKGMIPKLDNAFAALQAGVAQVTICHADDLAQAVASAAGTRISMQG